A genomic stretch from Malus domestica chromosome 15, GDT2T_hap1 includes:
- the LOC103424839 gene encoding protein tesmin/TSO1-like CXC 5 isoform X2 has protein sequence MEQSETVSEVAPKKLARQLDFTTLCRSSASAAVPDVQLQLQTPSVAQQQPQISPAKPQLHLHLQSPQPAAVHSQKQLTPPPAIPQFQARPSPAPPANVRIPHPVHKLSQVSKQESPLSRQRGDGKDCTPKKQKQCNCKNSRCLKLYCECFTAGIYCEGCNCSNCHNNVDNEAARQDARGAILERNPNAFQPKIASSPQESRDGREDAGEIQAAGRHNKGCHCKKSGCLKKYCECFQANILCSENCKCMDCKNFEGSEERRALYHEGQNTVAYMQQANAAISGAIGTSGYGTPLVSRKRKGYELYFTTGNQSTHPIAQSQQENHLRPPMTSSSQLSVPIFHAANAAVSRPSKTTIYRSPLMDIIQPKNVKDLCSRLVVVAGAAARALAGNRQRETIHKTNATSSTQEGNKHKTEHDKQHDDHDLIGVNQADRDASRFSGSNGGDVQDSRPMSPGTLALMCDEQDKMFMEAGLPNGARTDNPSMPQKLTQDIGFTEVYVEQERLVLTGFRDCLNHLITRGSIKETMCSPQAKRERVSQKESVQVGTAKPTTEPRYQKEAYSNDIVKSPLSSANGLEAW, from the exons ATGGAGCAGAGCGAAACGGTCTCCGAAGTCGCGCCCAAGAAATTGGCGAGGCAATTGGATTTCACGACGCTGTGTCGATCGTCAGCGAGTGCGGCGGTGCCGGACGTACAGCTACAGCTTCAGACACCGTCAGTGGCGCAGCAGCAGCCACAAATCTCACCGGCAAAACCACAGTTGCATTTGCATTTACAGTCGCCGCAGCCGGCGGCGGTCCATTCCCAGAAGCAATTAACGCCGCCGCCGGCGATTCCGCAGTTTCAGGCTCGGCCGAGTCCCGCGCCGCCCGCAAACGTTCGGATTCCGCACCCGGTGCACAAGCTTTCGCAAGTGAG CAAACAAGAATCTCCTTTATCACGCCAACGTGGCGATGGAAAAGATTGTACTCCAAAGAAGCAGAAGCAGTGCAACTGTAAAAACTCTCGGTGCCTGAAGTT GTACTGTGAGTGCTTTACAGCTGGAATTTATTGTGAAGGTTGCAACTGCTCGAATTGTCACAATAATGTGGACAATGAAGCTGCTAGGCAGGACGCACGTGGAGCAATTTTAGAGCGTAATCCAAATGCCTTCCAACCAAAGATTGCTAGCAGCCCACAAGAATCTCGTGATGGTAGG GAAGATGCTGGGGAAATTCAAGCAGCTGGAAGGCACAACAAAGGATGCCACTGTAAGAAATCAGGCTGCCTCAAGAAGTATTGTGAGTGCTTCCAAGCCAATATTCTATGCTCTGAAAATTGTAAATGCATGGACTGCAAGAACTTTGAAGGAAGCGAAGAGAGAAGAGCTCTCTATCATGAAGGCCAGAATACTGTGGCCTACATGCAACAGGCCAATGCAGCCATTAGTGGGGCCATTGGAACCTCTGGTTACGGGACCCCTCTTGtgtccagaaaaagaaaaggctaTGAACTTTATTTTACCACTGGAAATCAATCCACTCATCCGATTGCACAATCTCAACAG GAAAATCATCTAAGACCTCCTATGACCTCTTCTTCTCAGTTGTCTGTTCCTATCTTTCACGCTGCTAATGCAGCAGTATCAAGACCTTCAAAAACAACTATATACAG ATCTCCATTGATGGACATCATCCAACCAAAAAACGTAAAGGATCTGTGCTCACGTTTGGTTGTAGTTGCAGGGGCAGCTGCAAGGGCACTTGCAG GAAATAGGCAAAGAGAGACAATTCATAAGACTAATGCCACTTCATCCACTCAAGAGGGGAATAAACATAAAACGGAACATGATAAGCAGCATGATGACCATGACCTTATAGGAGTGAATCAAGCAGATAGAGACGCGAGTAGATTTTCTGGATCGAATGGAGGTGATGTGCAAGATAGTAGGCCAATGTCACCTGGAACTCTTGCCCTGATGTGTGATGAACAAGATAAGATGTTTATGGAAGCTGGATTGCCAAATGGTGCTCGAACCGATAATCCAAGCATGCCTCAGAAGTTAACTCAGGATATAGGTTTCACAGAGGTTTACGTGGAACAGGAAAGGCTTGTTCTGACAGGGTTCAGAGATTGCCTTAACCATCTTATTACGCGGGGGAGCATAAAAG AAACAATGTGTTCTCCCCAAGCCAAAAGGGAGAGGGTAAGCCAGAAAGAATCCGTACAGGTTGGAACAGCAAAACCTACCACTGAACCCAGGTACCAGAAAGAGGCCTACAGCAACGACATTGTGAAATCTCCTCTTTCATCAGCAAACG GGTTGGAAGCCTGGTAA
- the LOC103424839 gene encoding protein tesmin/TSO1-like CXC 5 isoform X1 codes for MEQSETVSEVAPKKLARQLDFTTLCRSSASAAVPDVQLQLQTPSVAQQQPQISPAKPQLHLHLQSPQPAAVHSQKQLTPPPAIPQFQARPSPAPPANVRIPHPVHKLSQVSKQESPLSRQRGDGKDCTPKKQKQCNCKNSRCLKLYCECFTAGIYCEGCNCSNCHNNVDNEAARQDARGAILERNPNAFQPKIASSPQESRDGREDAGEIQAAGRHNKGCHCKKSGCLKKYCECFQANILCSENCKCMDCKNFEGSEERRALYHEGQNTVAYMQQANAAISGAIGTSGYGTPLVSRKRKGYELYFTTGNQSTHPIAQSQQENHLRPPMTSSSQLSVPIFHAANAAVSRPSKTTIYRSPLMDIIQPKNVKDLCSRLVVVAGAAARALAGNRQRETIHKTNATSSTQEGNKHKTEHDKQHDDHDLIGVNQADRDASRFSGSNGGDVQDSRPMSPGTLALMCDEQDKMFMEAGLPNGARTDNPSMPQKLTQDIGFTEVYVEQERLVLTGFRDCLNHLITRGSIKETMCSPQAKRERVSQKESVQVGTAKPTTEPRYQKEAYSNDIVKSPLSSANGKILQPVTTVTSVDNDLTLKVGLPIEK; via the exons ATGGAGCAGAGCGAAACGGTCTCCGAAGTCGCGCCCAAGAAATTGGCGAGGCAATTGGATTTCACGACGCTGTGTCGATCGTCAGCGAGTGCGGCGGTGCCGGACGTACAGCTACAGCTTCAGACACCGTCAGTGGCGCAGCAGCAGCCACAAATCTCACCGGCAAAACCACAGTTGCATTTGCATTTACAGTCGCCGCAGCCGGCGGCGGTCCATTCCCAGAAGCAATTAACGCCGCCGCCGGCGATTCCGCAGTTTCAGGCTCGGCCGAGTCCCGCGCCGCCCGCAAACGTTCGGATTCCGCACCCGGTGCACAAGCTTTCGCAAGTGAG CAAACAAGAATCTCCTTTATCACGCCAACGTGGCGATGGAAAAGATTGTACTCCAAAGAAGCAGAAGCAGTGCAACTGTAAAAACTCTCGGTGCCTGAAGTT GTACTGTGAGTGCTTTACAGCTGGAATTTATTGTGAAGGTTGCAACTGCTCGAATTGTCACAATAATGTGGACAATGAAGCTGCTAGGCAGGACGCACGTGGAGCAATTTTAGAGCGTAATCCAAATGCCTTCCAACCAAAGATTGCTAGCAGCCCACAAGAATCTCGTGATGGTAGG GAAGATGCTGGGGAAATTCAAGCAGCTGGAAGGCACAACAAAGGATGCCACTGTAAGAAATCAGGCTGCCTCAAGAAGTATTGTGAGTGCTTCCAAGCCAATATTCTATGCTCTGAAAATTGTAAATGCATGGACTGCAAGAACTTTGAAGGAAGCGAAGAGAGAAGAGCTCTCTATCATGAAGGCCAGAATACTGTGGCCTACATGCAACAGGCCAATGCAGCCATTAGTGGGGCCATTGGAACCTCTGGTTACGGGACCCCTCTTGtgtccagaaaaagaaaaggctaTGAACTTTATTTTACCACTGGAAATCAATCCACTCATCCGATTGCACAATCTCAACAG GAAAATCATCTAAGACCTCCTATGACCTCTTCTTCTCAGTTGTCTGTTCCTATCTTTCACGCTGCTAATGCAGCAGTATCAAGACCTTCAAAAACAACTATATACAG ATCTCCATTGATGGACATCATCCAACCAAAAAACGTAAAGGATCTGTGCTCACGTTTGGTTGTAGTTGCAGGGGCAGCTGCAAGGGCACTTGCAG GAAATAGGCAAAGAGAGACAATTCATAAGACTAATGCCACTTCATCCACTCAAGAGGGGAATAAACATAAAACGGAACATGATAAGCAGCATGATGACCATGACCTTATAGGAGTGAATCAAGCAGATAGAGACGCGAGTAGATTTTCTGGATCGAATGGAGGTGATGTGCAAGATAGTAGGCCAATGTCACCTGGAACTCTTGCCCTGATGTGTGATGAACAAGATAAGATGTTTATGGAAGCTGGATTGCCAAATGGTGCTCGAACCGATAATCCAAGCATGCCTCAGAAGTTAACTCAGGATATAGGTTTCACAGAGGTTTACGTGGAACAGGAAAGGCTTGTTCTGACAGGGTTCAGAGATTGCCTTAACCATCTTATTACGCGGGGGAGCATAAAAG AAACAATGTGTTCTCCCCAAGCCAAAAGGGAGAGGGTAAGCCAGAAAGAATCCGTACAGGTTGGAACAGCAAAACCTACCACTGAACCCAGGTACCAGAAAGAGGCCTACAGCAACGACATTGTGAAATCTCCTCTTTCATCAGCAAACGGTAAAATTCTTCAGCCGGTAACAACAGTCACTTCTGTTGACAATGATCTCACTCTAAAGGTTGGATTGCCCATAGAGAAATAA
- the LOC114821670 gene encoding D-amino-acid transaminase, chloroplastic: MASLPSLPKPISQTQHFPINPVRHSRGLIVVSRNHLFSGHGLLNFQHGSFGAGEMRPIRSSNRTKVVSDSGIQVPEVPQLTSTEAIERLKAHRENQNGKQQFLAMYSSVFGGITTDPAAMVIPIDDHMVHRGHGVFDTAAIKDGYLYELDQHLDRILRSASMAKIDLPFDRETIRRILLQTASVSKCKTGSLRYWLSAGPGDFQLSPSGCHQPSLYAIVIQDQSPFSSKGIKVVTSSIPIKPPQFATMKSVNYLPNVLSKMEAEEKGAFAAIWLDGDGFIAEGPNMNVAFVTKEKELVMPQFDKILSGCTARRVLALAEGLVGDGKLQGVRVDNVTVEEGKKADEMMLIGSGILVRPVVQWDEQIIGDGKEGSLTQILLNLIIEDMKSGPPSVRAPIPY, encoded by the exons ATGGCTTCCCTCCCGTCTCTCCCGAAACCCATCTCGCAAACCCAGCATTTTCCCATAAACCCAGTTCGCCATTCAAGGGGTTTGATCGTAGTTTCACGAAATCATCTATTTTCCGGACATGGGTTGCTTAATTTTCAACATGGGTCGTTCGGAGCCGGAGAGATGAGGCCCATCAGAAGTTCGAACCGAACCAAAGTTGTGTCCG ATTCTGGGATCCAAGTCCCTGAGGTTCCACAGCTGACTTCCACAGAG GCAATTGAAAGGCTAAAAGCACACCGTGAAAATCAGAATGGTAAGCAACAATTTCTCGCCATGTACTCTAGCGTTTTCGGAGGAATTACAACGGATCCAGCTGCTATGGTGATTCCCATTGATGACCACATGGTCCACAGAGGGCATGGTGTTTTCGACACTGCTGCTATAAAGGATGG ATATCTCTACGAGTTGGACCAGCACCTTGACCGTATTTTAAGGTCAGCATCCATGGCGAAAATTGACCTGCCATTTGATCGGGAAACCATAAGAAGGATACTTTTACAAACTGCGAGTGTTTCCAAGTGCAAAACAGGATCGCTGAGATACTGGCTCTCAGCAGGACCGGGTGATTTTCAGTTATCCCCATCTGGCTGCCATCAGCCATCGCTTTATGCTATTGTGATCCAAGATCAATCACCCTTTAGTTCGAAGGGAATTAAAGTAGTAACTTCTTCGATCCCAATAAAACCCCCCCAATTTGCAACCATGAAGAGTGTGAATTATCTTCCAAATGTGCTTTCGAAGATGGAGGCTGAAGAAAAGGGTGCATTCGCAGCCATTTGGCTGGACGGAGATGGTTTCATCGCTGAAGGGCCTAACATGAATGTGGCTTTTGTTACAAAAGAGAAGGAACTTGTGATGCCTCAGTTTGACAAAATCCTAAGTGGGTGCACAGCAAGGAGAGTTTTGGCTCTTGCAGAAGGGCTGGTGGGGGATGGCAAGCTTCAGGGAGTAAGAGTAGACAATGTGACTGTTGAGGAAGGGAAGAAGGCAGATGAGATGATGCTTATTGGCAGTGGAATTCTCGTCCGCCCTGTGGTGCAGTGGGACGAGCAAATCATTGGGGATG GTAAAGAAGGCTCGTTGACTCAGATTCTCCTGAATCTTATTATCGAGGACATGAAATCCGGCCCGCCTTCTGTCCGAGCACCTATTCCTTACTAA
- the LOC103431421 gene encoding TOM1-like protein 9 isoform X2 → MVNYMVERATSDMLIGPDWAMNLEICDICNHDPVQAKDVVKGIKKRLGSKNSKVQLLALTLLETIIKNCGDIVHMHVAEKDLLHDMVRIAKKKPDYHVKEKILVLIDTWQEAFGGPRARYPQYYAAYQDLLRSGAVFPQRSESSAPVFTPPQTQPLSAFPQNLQNPDRPRDVAEPSAEAEFPTLSLTEIQNARGIMDVLAEMLTAIDNKEGLRQEVIVDLVDQCRTYKQRVVHLVNSTADESLLCQGLALNDDLQRLLAKHEAIASGNPVQPDKPKPAANGALVNVGGPLVDTGNDSKQPDGRSASSSGSGANPLNQLLLTAPPTTNGSTSTAKADPRMDLLSGDDFVSPKADASLALVPVGQQPTTPVNQQNALALIDMFGTENVPNPVNTHPTNAASQPNPSPPQFPQQQNFQSPQAGFLPNGNAPIMGVPQYEQSPFAHGAAPAWNGQMVQSQPLQQQPASPGYGSPTSGSLPPPPWEAQSVDDGSPVAGSRFSPPPLQVTTKVVVNSPGGFHPQGPHSDQVVGMYIQPITTTHLSAINNQVGPSNHLGLPSSPVQGPYTGMTPQAIQAGQMTSMYPQQMYGGNQLVPYGYDQQQQQHQAYALQQQQQQYQQQQAYALQQQQHAYALQQQQQQQYALQQQMYGLSVRDGNGMKNPYQVSAPSYVPPSKPSRPEDKLFGDLVDFAKMKPTKTTPGAAGSV, encoded by the exons ATGGTGAATTATATGGTGGAACGCGCCACGAGCGACATGCTTATCGGTCCTGATTGGGCCATGAACCTCGAAATCTGTGACATATGCAACCACGACCCTGT GCAAGCGAAGGATGTTGTTAAAGGTATAAAGAAGCGCCTTGGAAGTAAGAATTCAAAAGTTCAACTTCTTGCCCTTACA CTGTTGGAAACAATAATAAAGAATTGTGGAGACATTGTTCATATGCATGTAGCAGAGAAAGACCTCCTCCATGATATGGTTAGAATAGCAAAAAAGAAG CCGGACTATCATGTCAAAGAGAAGATATTGGTCCTGATAGATACCTGGCAAGAAGCATTTGGGGGACCGAGAGCAAGATATCCACAATACTATGCTGCATACCAGGATTTGTTG CGTTCTGGAGCAGTATTCCCTCAAAGATCTGAATCATCTGCGCCTGTATTCACACCACCCCAGACACAACCATTGTCAGCATTTCCTCAGAATTTGCAAAATCCAGATCGTCCAAGAGATGTAGCTGAGCCTTCTGCAGAGGCTGAGTTCCCAACCTTGAG cTTGACGGAAATTCAGAATGCACGGGGTATCATGGATGTCCTGGCAGAAATGCTAACTGCAATAGATAACAAAGAG GGGCTTAGACAGGAGGTGATTGTTGATTTGGTTGACCAGTGCCGAACATATAAGCAGAGAGTGGTACACCTTGTTAACTCGACTGC GGATGAATCACTTCTGTGTCAAGGGCTGGCGCTGAATGATGACTTGCAACGTCTTCTAGCCAAACATGAAGCCATTGCTTCTGGAAATCCAGTTCAGCCGGATAAACCCAAGCCTGCAGCTAACGGAGCACTTGTAAATGTTGGTGGTCCTCTAGTTGACACTGGAAATGACAGCAAACAGCCTGATGGGAG ATCCGCCTCAAGTTCCGGTTCCGGTGCTAATCCACTTAATCAGTTATTGCTTACTGCCCCTCCAACTACTAATGGTTCAACTTCTACTGCAAAGGCCGATCCCAGGATGGATCTTCTTAGCGGTGATGACTTTGTCTCACCAAAGGCAGATGCTTCATTGGCTCTTGTTCCTGTGGGACAACAGCCAACAACTCCTGTTAATCAGCAGAATGCCCTTGCTCTTATCGACATGTTTGGCACTGAGAATGTCCCGAACCCTGTGAACACCCATCCTACTAATGCAGCCAGCCAACCCAATCCTTCACCCCCGCAATTCCCACAGCAGCAGAATTTTCAATCTCCACAAGCAGGATTTCTTCCGAACGGAAATGCCCCAATTATGGGGGTCCCTCAGTATGAGCAGTCTCCATTCGCACATGGTGCTGCTCCTGCCTGGAATGGTCAGATGGTGCAGTCGCAACCACTGCAGCAGCAGCCGGCTTCACCAGGCTATG GTTCACCAACCAGTGGATCATTGCCACCACCTCCCTGGGAAGCTCAGTCAGTAGATGATGGCAGCCCAGTAGCAGGTTCTCGATTCTCTCCACCCCCACTGCAAGTTACTACCAAGGTGGTGGTCAATTCACCAGGTGGTTTCCATCCCCAGGGACCTCATAGCGACCAGGTTGTAGGTATGTATATCCAGCCAATTACAACTACCCATTTGTCAGCAATCAATAACCAGGTTGGTCCTAGCAATCATTTGGGTTTGCCCTCTTCACCGGTCCAAGGGCCATACACGGGTATGACTCCACAAGCTATTCAAGCAGGCCAGATGACATCTATGTATCCTCAACAAATGTATGGTGGTAATCAACTAGTCCCCTACGGCTATGATCAACAGCAGCAACAGCATCAAGCATACGCCCTTCAGCAACAGCAACAGCAATATCAACAACAGCAAGCCTACGCCCTTCAGCAACAGCAGCACGCATACGCCCTTCAGCAACAGCAACAACAGCAATACGCCCTTCAGCAGCAAATGTACGGTCTTTCCGTAAGAGATGGTAATGGTATGAAAAACCCCTACCAGGTTTCTGCTCCATCTTACGTTCCACCAAGCAAGCCATCCAGGCCAGAGGATAAGCTATTCGGAGACCTCGTTGACTTTGCAAAAATGAAGCCAACAAAAACGACGCCTGGCGCAGCTGGTAGCGTCTGA
- the LOC103424712 gene encoding protein PEROXIN-4 has product MQASRARLFKEYKEVQREKVADPDIQLVCDDTNIFKWTALIKGPSETPFEGGIFQLAFAVPEQYPLQPPQVRFLTKIFHPNVHFKTGEICLDILKNAWSPAWTLQSVCRAIIALMAHPEPDSPLNCDSGNLLRSSDFRGYNSMARMYTRLAAMPKKG; this is encoded by the exons ATGCAG GCATCAAGGGCAAGGCTTTTCAAGGAATACAAAGAGGTGCAGCGTGAGAAAGTTGCTGATCCAGATATTCAATTAGTTTGTGATGACACAAACATATTTAAATGGACTGCTCTCATCAAG GGTCCATCAGAGACCCCATTTGAGGGTGGTATATTCCAGCTTGCTTTTGCGGTTCCTGAGCAGTATCCTTTGCAACCTCCACAAGTCAGGTTCTTAACAAAAATATTCCATCCAAATGTGCATTTCAAG ACAGGAGAGATTTGCCTTGATATTTTGAAGAATGCATGGAGCCCTGCTTGGACACTCCAATCTGTTTGTAGGGCTATAATTGCTTTAATGGCCCATCCAGAACCTGATAGCCCACTGAACTGTGATTCAG GCAATCTTCTGCGTTCCAGCGACTTCCGAGGGTACAATTCCATGGCCAGAATGTACACCAGGCTAGCCGCCATGCCGAAGAAAGGCTGA
- the LOC103431421 gene encoding TOM1-like protein 9 isoform X1 — protein sequence MVNYMVERATSDMLIGPDWAMNLEICDICNHDPVQAKDVVKGIKKRLGSKNSKVQLLALTLLETIIKNCGDIVHMHVAEKDLLHDMVRIAKKKVPDYHVKEKILVLIDTWQEAFGGPRARYPQYYAAYQDLLRSGAVFPQRSESSAPVFTPPQTQPLSAFPQNLQNPDRPRDVAEPSAEAEFPTLSLTEIQNARGIMDVLAEMLTAIDNKEGLRQEVIVDLVDQCRTYKQRVVHLVNSTADESLLCQGLALNDDLQRLLAKHEAIASGNPVQPDKPKPAANGALVNVGGPLVDTGNDSKQPDGRSASSSGSGANPLNQLLLTAPPTTNGSTSTAKADPRMDLLSGDDFVSPKADASLALVPVGQQPTTPVNQQNALALIDMFGTENVPNPVNTHPTNAASQPNPSPPQFPQQQNFQSPQAGFLPNGNAPIMGVPQYEQSPFAHGAAPAWNGQMVQSQPLQQQPASPGYGSPTSGSLPPPPWEAQSVDDGSPVAGSRFSPPPLQVTTKVVVNSPGGFHPQGPHSDQVVGMYIQPITTTHLSAINNQVGPSNHLGLPSSPVQGPYTGMTPQAIQAGQMTSMYPQQMYGGNQLVPYGYDQQQQQHQAYALQQQQQQYQQQQAYALQQQQHAYALQQQQQQQYALQQQMYGLSVRDGNGMKNPYQVSAPSYVPPSKPSRPEDKLFGDLVDFAKMKPTKTTPGAAGSV from the exons ATGGTGAATTATATGGTGGAACGCGCCACGAGCGACATGCTTATCGGTCCTGATTGGGCCATGAACCTCGAAATCTGTGACATATGCAACCACGACCCTGT GCAAGCGAAGGATGTTGTTAAAGGTATAAAGAAGCGCCTTGGAAGTAAGAATTCAAAAGTTCAACTTCTTGCCCTTACA CTGTTGGAAACAATAATAAAGAATTGTGGAGACATTGTTCATATGCATGTAGCAGAGAAAGACCTCCTCCATGATATGGTTAGAATAGCAAAAAAGAAGGTA CCGGACTATCATGTCAAAGAGAAGATATTGGTCCTGATAGATACCTGGCAAGAAGCATTTGGGGGACCGAGAGCAAGATATCCACAATACTATGCTGCATACCAGGATTTGTTG CGTTCTGGAGCAGTATTCCCTCAAAGATCTGAATCATCTGCGCCTGTATTCACACCACCCCAGACACAACCATTGTCAGCATTTCCTCAGAATTTGCAAAATCCAGATCGTCCAAGAGATGTAGCTGAGCCTTCTGCAGAGGCTGAGTTCCCAACCTTGAG cTTGACGGAAATTCAGAATGCACGGGGTATCATGGATGTCCTGGCAGAAATGCTAACTGCAATAGATAACAAAGAG GGGCTTAGACAGGAGGTGATTGTTGATTTGGTTGACCAGTGCCGAACATATAAGCAGAGAGTGGTACACCTTGTTAACTCGACTGC GGATGAATCACTTCTGTGTCAAGGGCTGGCGCTGAATGATGACTTGCAACGTCTTCTAGCCAAACATGAAGCCATTGCTTCTGGAAATCCAGTTCAGCCGGATAAACCCAAGCCTGCAGCTAACGGAGCACTTGTAAATGTTGGTGGTCCTCTAGTTGACACTGGAAATGACAGCAAACAGCCTGATGGGAG ATCCGCCTCAAGTTCCGGTTCCGGTGCTAATCCACTTAATCAGTTATTGCTTACTGCCCCTCCAACTACTAATGGTTCAACTTCTACTGCAAAGGCCGATCCCAGGATGGATCTTCTTAGCGGTGATGACTTTGTCTCACCAAAGGCAGATGCTTCATTGGCTCTTGTTCCTGTGGGACAACAGCCAACAACTCCTGTTAATCAGCAGAATGCCCTTGCTCTTATCGACATGTTTGGCACTGAGAATGTCCCGAACCCTGTGAACACCCATCCTACTAATGCAGCCAGCCAACCCAATCCTTCACCCCCGCAATTCCCACAGCAGCAGAATTTTCAATCTCCACAAGCAGGATTTCTTCCGAACGGAAATGCCCCAATTATGGGGGTCCCTCAGTATGAGCAGTCTCCATTCGCACATGGTGCTGCTCCTGCCTGGAATGGTCAGATGGTGCAGTCGCAACCACTGCAGCAGCAGCCGGCTTCACCAGGCTATG GTTCACCAACCAGTGGATCATTGCCACCACCTCCCTGGGAAGCTCAGTCAGTAGATGATGGCAGCCCAGTAGCAGGTTCTCGATTCTCTCCACCCCCACTGCAAGTTACTACCAAGGTGGTGGTCAATTCACCAGGTGGTTTCCATCCCCAGGGACCTCATAGCGACCAGGTTGTAGGTATGTATATCCAGCCAATTACAACTACCCATTTGTCAGCAATCAATAACCAGGTTGGTCCTAGCAATCATTTGGGTTTGCCCTCTTCACCGGTCCAAGGGCCATACACGGGTATGACTCCACAAGCTATTCAAGCAGGCCAGATGACATCTATGTATCCTCAACAAATGTATGGTGGTAATCAACTAGTCCCCTACGGCTATGATCAACAGCAGCAACAGCATCAAGCATACGCCCTTCAGCAACAGCAACAGCAATATCAACAACAGCAAGCCTACGCCCTTCAGCAACAGCAGCACGCATACGCCCTTCAGCAACAGCAACAACAGCAATACGCCCTTCAGCAGCAAATGTACGGTCTTTCCGTAAGAGATGGTAATGGTATGAAAAACCCCTACCAGGTTTCTGCTCCATCTTACGTTCCACCAAGCAAGCCATCCAGGCCAGAGGATAAGCTATTCGGAGACCTCGTTGACTTTGCAAAAATGAAGCCAACAAAAACGACGCCTGGCGCAGCTGGTAGCGTCTGA